In a genomic window of Candidatus Omnitrophota bacterium:
- the tadA gene encoding Flp pilus assembly complex ATPase component TadA — protein sequence MVFKKELLLGQLLVNKKIITVGQLDEAIKEQKKTGGFLGNILLKKGYVDENKLFPVIAEQLDVEYVKLKSIEIEPEVIEKVPAKFASHYKLIPTDFRDNILTIAVTNPLDIHTIDDVKLLLGCDTNMVLASEGDIIDAIRKYYGVGADTLEKMMAGEGAREEFSVNAPKTEDIEDMAQDASIIKFVNQLFLQAYKDRATDIHIEPYENEMKVRFRIDGVLYDTAIPSDIKHFQSAIISRIKIMSNLNIAERRLPQDGRIRIKVTNYELDLRVSILPTPYGESVDIRLLGTNLKFSLEDLGLLPKDLKIMEAMIKKPHGIIFVTGPTGSGKTTTLYACLNRINSEEKKIITIEDPIEYQIKNVTQIQVHPRIGLTFAQGLRSMLRHDPDIMMVGEVRDFETAEITIRVALTGHLVFSTLHTNDAAGGITRLVDMGIEPFLAASSVECFIAQRLVRIICPACKKEMKPSIEVLKELGVADIKDIAKVKFYEGGGCDECKYTGYKDRTAIYEILVIDNDIRDLVMARKSA from the coding sequence ATGGTATTTAAAAAAGAACTCTTATTGGGCCAGTTGCTCGTAAACAAGAAGATAATAACTGTTGGGCAGCTGGATGAAGCCATAAAGGAGCAGAAAAAAACTGGCGGCTTCCTGGGAAATATCCTTCTTAAGAAGGGTTACGTTGATGAGAATAAGCTTTTCCCGGTCATTGCCGAGCAGCTGGATGTTGAGTATGTCAAGCTAAAGAGCATCGAGATAGAGCCGGAGGTCATTGAAAAAGTCCCGGCGAAATTTGCCAGCCATTATAAGTTGATCCCCACAGATTTCAGAGATAATATCCTTACCATAGCCGTTACGAACCCCCTTGATATTCACACCATAGACGATGTAAAACTCCTTTTGGGCTGCGATACCAATATGGTTTTGGCAAGCGAAGGAGATATAATCGATGCCATAAGAAAATATTACGGTGTAGGTGCCGATACCCTCGAAAAGATGATGGCCGGCGAGGGGGCAAGAGAGGAGTTTTCCGTAAACGCGCCAAAGACCGAGGATATAGAGGATATGGCGCAGGATGCCTCAATAATAAAATTCGTCAACCAGCTTTTTCTGCAGGCATATAAGGACAGGGCCACCGATATTCATATAGAGCCGTACGAAAATGAAATGAAGGTAAGGTTCAGAATAGACGGCGTGCTTTATGACACTGCCATACCGTCTGACATAAAGCATTTTCAATCCGCGATAATATCCAGGATAAAGATCATGTCCAACCTGAATATCGCGGAACGCCGCTTGCCGCAGGACGGCCGCATAAGAATAAAAGTTACCAACTACGAGCTGGACCTTAGAGTCTCTATTTTGCCTACTCCTTACGGAGAAAGCGTGGATATCAGGCTTCTCGGTACCAACTTAAAATTCAGCTTGGAAGACCTGGGACTTTTGCCGAAAGATCTTAAGATAATGGAGGCGATGATAAAAAAACCGCACGGTATTATTTTTGTAACGGGCCCGACAGGAAGCGGAAAGACGACCACCCTCTATGCCTGCCTTAACAGGATTAATTCCGAAGAAAAGAAAATCATAACGATAGAAGATCCGATAGAATACCAGATAAAAAATGTGACTCAGATCCAGGTCCACCCCCGCATAGGGTTGACTTTTGCGCAAGGTTTGCGCAGTATGCTGCGGCATGACCCCGACATAATGATGGTCGGCGAGGTCAGGGACTTCGAGACGGCAGAGATAACAATAAGAGTAGCCCTTACGGGCCATCTTGTCTTCTCTACTTTGCACACAAATGATGCCGCCGGCGGCATAACGCGATTGGTGGATATGGGTATTGAGCCGTTTCTTGCCGCATCGAGCGTGGAATGCTTCATAGCCCAACGTCTGGTTCGAATTATATGTCCTGCGTGCAAAAAGGAGATGAAACCGTCTATAGAGGTACTTAAAGAACTCGGAGTAGCAGATATAAAGGACATAGCGAAAGTCAAATTTTACGAAGGCGGAG